Proteins co-encoded in one Phycodurus eques isolate BA_2022a chromosome 14, UOR_Pequ_1.1, whole genome shotgun sequence genomic window:
- the gfra4a gene encoding GDNF family receptor alpha-4a: MDRLVVVLLLLLLFLGPLQLLLALLGLAGAVAADGGRDCLSAGDACSGDDACSPRLRTLRQCVAGDGSVKLGPGARNQCENAVTALSSTPLRGCRCKRGMKKEKNCLSIYWSLQQAVLHGLSLVEDFPYEPEERGSDYVRLASIAAESEATTVNRCLDAAKACNIDETCQKLRTEYVSSCIRPSARSGPCNRPKCNKALRKFFDRVPPDYTHELLFCPCTDTACAERRRRTVVPACSYEDKDEPGCLAQLRVCKADYVCRSRWAQFQYDCQPWPESSSGCKQANHAACLLAYTGLIGSTITPNYLDNSTSNVGPRCSCATGGHQREQCTSFLGSFHDNVCLKKAIAAFGDSSDVKTGGGIPSPAATRAAGVPGVSVETAQNILRAEIPTQVNGNERLWDDGGGDSTPPSSPDLFERNAGATPVRPVPPPLPLATCWLFLLLGRR, from the exons GACTCGCCGGCGCAGTCGCGGCGGACGGCGGCCGCGACTGCCTGAGCGCCGGCGACGCCTGCTCCGGAGACGACGCCTGCAGCCCCCGCCTGCGCACCCTGCGGCAGTGCGTGGCCGGCGACGGCAGCGTCAAGCTGGGACCCGGCGCGCGCAACCAGTGCGAGAACGCCGTGACGGCCCTCTCGTCCACGCCGCTGCGCGGCTGCCGGTGCAAGCGGGGcatgaagaaggagaagaactGCCTGAGCATCTACTGGAGTCTGCAGCAGGCCGTCCTGCACG GCCTGAGCCTGGTGGAGGACTTTCCCTACGAGCCCGAGGAGAGGGGCTCCGACTACGTCCGCCTGGCCTCCATCGCCGCCG AATCGGAAGCGACGACGGTCAACCGCTGCCTGGACGCCGCCAAGGCCTGCAACATCGACGAGACGTGCCAGAAGCTGCGCACCGAGTACGTGTCGTCTTGCATCCGGCCGTCGGCCCGCTCGGGCCCGTGTAACCGGCCCAAGTGCAACAAGGCGCTGCGCAAGTTCTTCGACCGCGTGCCGCCCGACTACACGCACGAGCTGCTCTTCTGCCCGTGCACCGACACGGCGTGCGCCGAGCGCCGCCGCCGGACCGTGGTGCCGGCGTGCTCCTACGAGGACAAGGACGAGCCCGGCTGCCTGGCGCAGCTCAGGGTCTGCAAGGCCGACTACGTCTGCAG GTCCCGCTGGGCTCAGTTCCAGTACGACTGCCAGCCCTGGCCCGAGAGCTCCAGCGGGTGCAAGCAGGCGAACCACGCGGCGTGTCTGCTGGCGTACACCGGCCTCATCG GCAGCACAATAACGCCCAACTACCTTGACAACTCCACCTCCAACGTGGGACCCCGCTGCTCCTGCGCTACCGGTGGCCACCAGCGGGAGCAGTGTACCAGCTTCCTGGGTTCCTTCCACGACAACGTCTGCCTCA AGAAGGCGATCGCGGCGTTCGGCGACAGCTCGGACGTGAAAACGGGCGGCGGAATCCCGAGCCCGGCCGCTACCCGGGCCGCCGGCGTTCCGGGCGTTTCCGTGGAAACGGCGCAAAACATCCTGAGGGCGGAGATCCCAACACAG GTGAACGGCAACGAGCGACTTTgggacgacggcggcggcgactCGACGCCGCCCTCGTCGCCCGACCTCTTCGAGCGCAACGCCGGAGCGACGCCCGTCCGCCCCGTCCCGCCGCCGCTCCCGCTCGCCACCTGCtggctcttcctcctcctcggccGCCGCTAG